From the genome of Candidatus Nitrosocosmicus oleophilus, one region includes:
- a CDS encoding DUF2334 domain-containing protein, translating into MTITPLLGPNGKIPILIRDDDTNFFTKGNMLESIYSNAWNNQFKISLSVIPYQKTINDVCVPPDFRNFPEHHSIENNEGLCTFLKEKIRHNKIEIVQHGVTHDLIDGRGEFSQQIDGKNEDINRTIKDTFTHYYRSLNTDHNGKNSKMGFESYVNIGRDIIKKSLDINPVLFVPPFDDFSTHNLNLLSCLSMIPIYGQSNYHRFFRSSYVPNYFKKYFASKLLKKFANVGFIIPFIMSNVDYYNNKHNQGIMLYIPRRLKINPISNSNKNAENKKGSSQTCVKWISNTISYSIIQRTPLGILNHYHHYFYDWNYDSITRKNLFEQWNQILQLLSKIPFSWKTTFFDLYQRIRKIKKINIAFTGQKITIKSGNELIKEISFKVDKVLQSVKEDIVYDEQDKTIITIDQLKPNSTFVFYVK; encoded by the coding sequence ATGACGATTACTCCACTATTAGGACCCAACGGTAAAATTCCTATTTTAATTCGAGATGATGATACTAATTTTTTTACGAAGGGCAATATGCTAGAATCAATATATTCTAACGCATGGAATAATCAATTCAAAATAAGTCTATCTGTGATACCTTATCAAAAGACAATTAATGATGTTTGTGTCCCACCCGATTTCAGGAACTTTCCAGAACATCATTCCATTGAGAACAATGAAGGATTATGCACATTTTTAAAAGAAAAGATCAGACACAATAAGATTGAGATTGTTCAACATGGTGTAACTCATGATTTAATTGATGGTCGAGGAGAGTTTAGTCAACAGATTGACGGAAAGAATGAAGATATAAACAGAACTATAAAAGATACATTTACTCATTATTATAGGTCACTAAATACAGATCACAATGGAAAGAACAGCAAGATGGGTTTTGAATCCTATGTAAATATTGGAAGGGATATAATAAAAAAATCCCTTGATATTAATCCAGTTTTGTTTGTTCCTCCATTTGATGACTTTTCTACGCACAATCTAAATCTCCTATCATGTCTTAGCATGATTCCTATCTATGGGCAATCAAACTACCATAGATTTTTTAGATCATCATATGTTCCCAATTATTTTAAAAAATATTTTGCAAGTAAACTTTTAAAAAAATTTGCCAATGTGGGATTTATTATTCCCTTTATCATGTCTAATGTCGATTACTATAATAACAAGCATAATCAGGGAATAATGCTATATATCCCTAGAAGGCTAAAAATAAATCCTATTTCAAATTCCAATAAAAATGCAGAAAATAAGAAAGGATCTTCACAAACATGTGTAAAATGGATATCCAATACCATCTCTTATTCCATAATTCAAAGAACACCTCTAGGTATTCTAAACCACTATCATCATTATTTTTATGATTGGAATTATGATTCTATTACTAGAAAAAACTTGTTTGAACAATGGAATCAAATATTACAGCTGCTCAGTAAAATTCCCTTTTCATGGAAGACAACCTTCTTCGATTTATATCAACGAATAAGAAAGATAAAAAAAATTAATATTGCATTTACAGGTCAAAAGATAACTATAAAATCAGGTAATGAGTTGATTAAAGAAATCTCTTTTAAAGTAGACAAGGTACTACAGTCAGTAAAAGAAGATATAGTTTATGACGAACAAGATAAGACAATAATTACCATTGATCAATTAAAGCCTAATTCCACATTTGTTTTTTATGTCAAATAA
- a CDS encoding DUF1428 family protein, protein MSSSYNFEHQKDTGGLIQIIFIRAPKKNHDALAKIGKQTDDFFRKHGVSKFVYRLNARENMMDFVNVSKIISANDDEDVNLEILSYRDAKHVEEVMKAMEGDKRANELYKEAMELITPGSIVFGDFSKLEKIS, encoded by the coding sequence ATGAGTAGTTCGTATAACTTTGAACACCAAAAGGATACCGGCGGTCTGATCCAAATTATTTTTATCCGCGCCCCAAAGAAGAATCATGATGCCTTAGCAAAGATTGGCAAGCAAACGGATGATTTTTTTAGGAAACACGGCGTGTCAAAATTTGTGTATAGATTGAATGCAAGAGAAAACATGATGGATTTTGTAAATGTATCAAAAATTATTTCTGCAAATGATGACGAAGATGTAAATTTAGAAATACTTTCCTACAGAGATGCCAAGCATGTAGAAGAAGTTATGAAGGCTATGGAAGGCGATAAAAGGGCAAACGAATTGTATAAGGAAGCCATGGAACTCATTACTCCTGGATCAATAGTGTTTGGTGATTTTAGTAAGTTGGAAAAAATATCCTGA
- a CDS encoding MEDS domain-containing protein → MHDDNNGEIYYPLTFVDQLEKNKHIVLLYDDQKYAFWIIARYFLNGLNKGESCIFFTSDNPDEIENKLNKEGIDVRYYKNNNLLRIYTIERLDDNKLDTLGVLKHIRKDATIGMKPPFRFAGRTITDTETEEGMKLGIVLEEVGHNNFDSFNNSQMCFYDISKIEKSMRPRWIHDLLKVHHCVIYASEPYKAVAFDTNLLEDEE, encoded by the coding sequence ATGCATGATGATAATAACGGTGAAATTTATTACCCACTGACATTTGTTGACCAATTAGAAAAAAACAAACATATCGTGTTATTATATGATGACCAAAAATATGCCTTTTGGATAATAGCTAGGTATTTTTTAAATGGGCTTAATAAGGGTGAATCATGTATTTTCTTTACTTCAGATAATCCAGATGAGATTGAAAATAAATTAAACAAGGAAGGTATTGATGTAAGATATTATAAAAATAATAACTTGTTACGTATCTATACCATTGAAAGATTGGATGATAATAAACTAGATACTTTAGGAGTGCTTAAGCATATAAGAAAAGATGCCACCATAGGAATGAAGCCACCATTTAGATTTGCAGGAAGAACGATAACAGATACAGAAACAGAGGAAGGAATGAAACTAGGCATTGTTTTGGAAGAAGTTGGGCATAATAATTTTGATAGTTTTAATAATTCGCAAATGTGTTTTTATGATATCTCTAAAATAGAAAAATCAATGAGACCAAGATGGATTCACGATCTGTTGAAAGTTCATCACTGTGTTATCTACGCATCAGAACCTTATAAAGCAGTAGCATTTGATACTAATCTGCTTGAGGATGAAGAATAA
- a CDS encoding winged helix-turn-helix domain-containing protein has translation MLIDLPKPKRNKMELYHDILKGILDELVDNDSGDGNSKVKPTRVQLRSNLAYDKLAKYLNELENNKMIIKNPLQITPKGRDFLRDFDRIASFLIEMGIRYFDSSKVVGLRN, from the coding sequence TTGTTAATTGATCTGCCAAAACCAAAGCGTAATAAAATGGAATTATATCATGATATACTCAAAGGTATTTTAGATGAGCTAGTTGACAATGACAGTGGTGATGGTAATAGTAAAGTAAAGCCTACTCGAGTACAACTTAGGAGCAATCTTGCGTATGATAAACTTGCCAAGTATCTTAATGAATTAGAGAACAATAAAATGATAATAAAGAATCCACTTCAAATAACTCCCAAAGGAAGAGATTTTTTAAGGGATTTTGACCGAATTGCTTCCTTTTTGATAGAAATGGGTATAAGATACTTTGATTCATCGAAAGTAGTGGGGTTGAGAAATTAA
- a CDS encoding DUF1428 family protein: MFEKEEVHYELFRLAVKTSWEGFENISKSVSASVDNEDVWITIMSYKDKKHRDEFVAKMSNDKECQQGYEEWARLLSPNSKVITGEFDRQL, translated from the coding sequence ATGTTTGAAAAAGAGGAAGTACATTATGAGTTATTTCGACTTGCAGTAAAGACCAGTTGGGAAGGATTTGAAAACATTTCTAAATCAGTTTCAGCTAGTGTAGATAATGAAGACGTGTGGATAACCATTATGTCGTATAAAGATAAGAAACATAGAGATGAATTTGTAGCGAAAATGTCGAACGATAAGGAATGTCAACAAGGTTATGAAGAATGGGCAAGGCTTCTTTCCCCTAATTCAAAAGTAATAACCGGAGAATTTGACAGACAATTGTAA
- a CDS encoding cupin domain-containing protein, producing MSNKNDNEVPPQDYKPIEQYILNGISYKIIVSGNQTENKYSIIEITFPPGEESEIPLHKHGNESLVMHVIEGNFSFRYDKETLEGNQETVLRFEKDISHSYRKIGKDQGKLLVTYTPAGLEDFFRELGTSKIEDSKKSIQFDPVIIHLLESNYNWRFIFESD from the coding sequence ATGAGCAATAAAAACGATAATGAAGTTCCTCCACAAGATTACAAACCTATTGAACAATATATCCTAAATGGAATAAGTTACAAAATTATTGTATCAGGCAATCAAACTGAGAACAAGTATTCCATAATTGAAATTACGTTTCCCCCAGGTGAAGAGTCAGAAATACCATTACACAAGCACGGAAATGAATCATTGGTAATGCACGTCATTGAAGGCAATTTTTCCTTTAGATATGATAAAGAAACTCTTGAGGGAAATCAAGAAACTGTGTTAAGATTTGAAAAAGACATAAGTCATTCTTACAGAAAAATTGGAAAAGATCAAGGCAAACTGCTTGTAACTTATACTCCTGCCGGATTGGAAGACTTTTTTAGAGAATTAGGAACATCCAAAATTGAGGATTCAAAAAAATCTATACAATTTGATCCAGTCATAATTCATCTGTTAGAGAGCAACTACAACTGGAGATTCATTTTTGAATCGGATTAA
- a CDS encoding GNAT family N-acetyltransferase: MTNIEHVLRLRPGTINDAPEVGKIIFDAFSQIADKHGFPREFPTVDIGINVACSFLSNPGFYSVVAEDIEGDGNKVIGSNFLDERSNMVAGVGPITIDPKFQNKGAGRQLMNNVIERARNKNYPAIRLLQASYHNRSLALYTRLGFDVKEPISTLQGKPISAVIPGRSVRVATESDLESCNAVCRSIHGHDRNGELKDSIKQGIVKVVLHGEKITGYTSGLTYFNHSVGFTNDDLKALIASETDCYGGPGILIPSRNAELFRWCLNNDLRLVHQLTLMTTGMYNEPVGYYMPSILY; this comes from the coding sequence TTGACCAATATAGAACATGTTTTGAGATTAAGACCCGGAACCATAAATGATGCGCCGGAAGTTGGAAAAATAATTTTTGATGCATTTTCACAAATTGCAGACAAACATGGTTTTCCTCGCGAGTTCCCTACTGTGGATATCGGAATAAATGTAGCTTGTTCTTTTCTCTCTAACCCTGGATTCTATTCGGTAGTTGCCGAAGATATTGAGGGAGACGGTAACAAGGTCATAGGAAGCAACTTTTTAGATGAACGGTCAAATATGGTAGCAGGAGTAGGACCAATAACAATTGATCCAAAATTCCAGAATAAGGGAGCAGGTCGACAGTTAATGAACAATGTAATAGAGAGGGCTAGAAACAAAAACTATCCAGCAATACGTTTGCTCCAAGCCTCATATCATAATCGATCATTAGCGCTTTATACCAGATTAGGATTTGATGTTAAAGAACCAATCTCAACGCTGCAGGGAAAACCAATTTCAGCAGTCATTCCTGGAAGATCTGTCCGTGTAGCAACCGAGTCGGATTTGGAATCATGTAACGCAGTCTGCAGATCGATTCATGGCCATGATAGAAATGGTGAGCTCAAAGACAGTATAAAGCAAGGGATTGTCAAAGTAGTATTGCACGGGGAAAAAATTACAGGCTATACAAGTGGATTGACATATTTTAACCACTCGGTGGGTTTTACTAATGACGACCTAAAGGCCCTCATAGCCTCAGAAACTGATTGTTATGGAGGACCCGGTATTCTTATTCCAAGTCGAAATGCCGAGCTATTTCGCTGGTGTCTTAACAATGATCTAAGATTAGTTCATCAACTTACCCTCATGACTACTGGGATGTATAACGAACCTGTTGGATACTACATGCCATCTATTTTATACTGA
- a CDS encoding class I SAM-dependent methyltransferase, with amino-acid sequence MKPDTANHFSSKSREYSYARPKYPEDLFKFLNEITPVKDLAWDCATGNGQAAISLCKYFKKVIASDASKNQIDNAFDRDNINYEVFLAEKPNIQSNSVDLITVAMAVHWFDFEMFYREARRVSRSSGIIALWAYGMQKIRPEIDKISERLNVGGDILGNYWPKEVKFVKEEYKTIPFPFKEIAVPKFEIEVDWNLNNLLDYMQTWSAVKRFYAENKYDPLSVVKEDLKNLWGKDDEIKLVKWDLNLRVGNIYS; translated from the coding sequence ATGAAACCAGATACAGCCAACCATTTTTCCTCAAAATCCAGAGAATATTCTTACGCCAGACCAAAATATCCAGAGGATCTTTTTAAATTTCTAAATGAGATTACTCCTGTTAAGGATCTGGCTTGGGATTGTGCGACAGGAAACGGACAGGCCGCCATAAGTCTTTGCAAATACTTTAAAAAGGTGATAGCAAGCGATGCAAGCAAGAATCAAATTGATAATGCATTTGATCGAGACAACATCAACTATGAGGTGTTTCTTGCAGAGAAACCCAATATCCAAAGCAACTCTGTTGACCTAATCACTGTAGCGATGGCAGTTCACTGGTTTGACTTTGAGATGTTTTATCGAGAAGCCAGACGAGTAAGCCGAAGTAGTGGGATAATAGCATTATGGGCCTATGGAATGCAAAAAATTAGACCTGAAATTGACAAAATAAGCGAAAGACTTAATGTTGGCGGAGATATTCTCGGAAACTATTGGCCAAAAGAAGTCAAATTTGTAAAAGAAGAATATAAAACAATACCGTTCCCTTTTAAGGAAATTGCTGTTCCCAAATTTGAGATAGAAGTAGACTGGAATCTTAACAATCTTCTTGATTACATGCAAACGTGGTCAGCAGTAAAAAGATTCTATGCGGAAAATAAATACGACCCATTGAGTGTAGTCAAAGAAGACTTGAAGAATTTGTGGGGAAAGGATGATGAAATAAAACTAGTTAAATGGGATCTAAACCTCAGAGTAGGAAATATCTATAGCTGA
- a CDS encoding nuclear transport factor 2 family protein: MALSESFVNQHVKNWIDGWNKHDIKTVLSMYSENIEFSSPKVKVVYPERTSSKISNQKELEEYWLKALKNNFPSLNFTPKEVLIQENKILLEYYATLDGKHRTSVIEKFEFQDGLITKSSVFYGSEEAI; this comes from the coding sequence ATGGCTCTTTCTGAATCATTTGTAAACCAACATGTGAAAAATTGGATTGATGGCTGGAATAAACATGATATAAAAACAGTTTTATCTATGTATTCGGAAAATATTGAATTCTCTAGTCCTAAAGTCAAAGTTGTATATCCAGAGCGCACCTCATCAAAAATATCTAACCAAAAAGAATTAGAGGAATATTGGTTAAAAGCCTTGAAAAATAACTTTCCTTCACTGAATTTTACGCCCAAAGAAGTATTGATACAAGAAAACAAGATTCTACTTGAATACTATGCAACATTGGATGGTAAACATAGAACATCTGTTATTGAGAAATTTGAATTTCAAGATGGATTGATTACAAAGTCCAGTGTATTTTATGGTTCCGAAGAAGCTATTTGA
- a CDS encoding hemerythrin domain-containing protein, with protein sequence MSATESLRRDHALIEKMISALKTISLLLKNGKQIPDSILNQAIDFSINFTNTCHHGKEEESLFPTLEKKGMPREGGPIARMLYEHEITKELANSIISSTKIYIASGEQAELVKNIDEYVQHVSLHISKENQRLFVMADMLLNDQETLVNDNLTRLEKEKFDKIGNSREYYEKLIDNINLNE encoded by the coding sequence ATGTCAGCCACAGAATCACTAAGAAGGGATCATGCTTTAATTGAAAAAATGATCAGCGCATTAAAGACTATTTCATTATTGTTAAAGAACGGGAAACAAATACCCGATTCAATTCTAAATCAAGCAATTGATTTTTCAATCAATTTTACAAATACCTGTCATCATGGCAAGGAGGAGGAATCACTGTTTCCAACCTTGGAAAAAAAAGGTATGCCCAGAGAAGGAGGTCCCATAGCAAGAATGTTATACGAACATGAGATAACTAAAGAGCTTGCAAACTCGATAATCAGTTCAACTAAAATTTATATCGCTTCAGGAGAACAAGCCGAACTTGTAAAAAACATTGATGAGTATGTTCAACATGTTTCCCTTCATATATCAAAGGAAAACCAAAGACTTTTTGTTATGGCTGATATGTTACTTAATGACCAAGAAACACTAGTAAATGACAATTTGACCAGACTGGAGAAAGAAAAATTTGATAAAATAGGAAACTCCCGCGAATACTATGAAAAATTAATAGATAATATTAATTTGAATGAATGA
- a CDS encoding MFS transporter, whose protein sequence is MSAMSICAESIIIPAIPNIIQSYNLELNDSAWIIGVFIISGAIMTPVSSQISVIFGKINTLTILMILCSIGNIVGIVGQDYNSLIISRALQGVGLSIIPIGLAIMADLFPKDKIAIGQGLLRTITAFGGVVGLIVGGYLIHYFGWKSTFFVITPIPIIFIILIWIFIPQDSSKKEKIEIINRLRPKRLVLYQVQTVLYYF, encoded by the coding sequence ATTTCTGCGATGAGTATATGTGCAGAAAGCATAATAATACCTGCCATACCAAACATTATCCAAAGTTATAATTTAGAACTTAACGACTCTGCTTGGATAATAGGTGTTTTCATCATAAGTGGCGCCATAATGACTCCAGTAAGTAGTCAAATATCAGTTATTTTTGGCAAGATTAACACCTTGACAATATTGATGATACTATGTAGTATTGGAAATATAGTGGGAATAGTTGGACAAGATTATAATTCACTTATTATCTCCAGAGCTCTTCAAGGAGTAGGGCTGTCTATCATTCCTATAGGTCTTGCCATTATGGCAGATTTGTTTCCAAAAGATAAAATAGCAATTGGACAAGGGTTGTTACGCACAATTACTGCCTTTGGTGGTGTAGTAGGATTGATTGTTGGTGGATACTTAATTCATTATTTTGGATGGAAATCCACATTTTTTGTAATCACACCGATACCTATCATTTTTATTATTTTAATTTGGATATTCATTCCTCAAGATAGTAGTAAAAAGGAGAAGATAGAAATAATAAATCGATTACGACCAAAAAGACTAGTTTTGTACCAAGTCCAAACCGTACTCTATTACTTCTAG
- a CDS encoding MFS transporter has protein sequence MTNFEEGSTNFSFHSTDFQIILLSISIAPILLFINFECQYKNTKSNTSNSNHPIVDFSILHSHRAILLSIFMLIMAGFLMYTVIHIIPILSKGPTPLGFGNNAIETSYIMLPIPMASVVGATAIGFFVSKIGDPKSIIIGAIVITCSFIVITNFYLNEQYVLVSIFVISIGYVLMHIAAINLIMLCVPIKMIGASVSVAIFLKYIGAAAGPAICGIYMGTHLSPVFTISNNNTNGMLQLFPSSKSYQFVFLYCTTVAIIIIFIAVIANKFSPKCQNYSCEERGEIGNIANKLINEIQIWEGIEIRPHTFGRISI, from the coding sequence ATTACTAATTTTGAAGAAGGATCTACTAATTTTTCATTTCATTCAACAGACTTTCAAATTATTTTACTCTCAATTAGTATAGCACCAATTTTGTTATTCATTAATTTTGAATGTCAATATAAAAATACTAAATCCAATACATCAAATTCTAATCATCCAATAGTTGATTTCAGTATTTTACATAGTCATCGAGCTATTTTGCTGTCTATATTTATGTTAATCATGGCAGGTTTTTTAATGTATACTGTAATACATATAATTCCCATTCTTTCTAAAGGTCCCACTCCATTGGGATTTGGTAATAATGCCATAGAAACTTCTTACATAATGTTACCAATACCCATGGCTTCAGTCGTGGGAGCAACTGCAATTGGATTTTTTGTATCTAAAATAGGTGATCCAAAATCAATAATTATTGGTGCTATAGTTATTACATGCAGTTTTATAGTCATTACTAATTTTTATTTAAACGAACAATACGTTCTAGTATCTATTTTTGTTATTTCAATAGGATATGTGTTAATGCACATTGCGGCTATAAATCTAATTATGTTATGTGTTCCAATAAAAATGATTGGTGCATCTGTCAGTGTTGCAATATTTTTGAAATATATCGGTGCTGCTGCTGGCCCTGCCATATGCGGAATATATATGGGGACCCACCTCTCTCCTGTATTTACTATTAGTAACAATAATACTAACGGGATGCTACAATTATTTCCTTCTTCTAAATCGTATCAGTTTGTATTTCTATATTGCACCACTGTAGCCATTATCATTATTTTTATTGCTGTTATAGCCAATAAATTCTCACCAAAATGTCAAAATTATTCTTGTGAAGAACGGGGGGAGATTGGTAATATTGCTAATAAATTAATCAATGAAATACAAATATGGGAAGGTATAGAAATTAGACCTCATACATTTGGGAGGATTTCAATTTAA
- a CDS encoding luciferase family protein produces MNGMDIGHIHGDKIVDLPLSSHIQLKISLLKEKNNNNIKSSDYHIYPGTKWIVYYLKDDSDISTVLRDFKFQYDHIRAH; encoded by the coding sequence ATGAATGGAATGGATATAGGGCATATACATGGAGATAAGATTGTTGATCTTCCTCTTTCCTCACATATCCAGCTAAAGATTTCTTTATTAAAAGAAAAAAATAACAATAATATCAAATCATCAGATTATCATATTTATCCTGGAACAAAGTGGATAGTCTACTATTTAAAAGATGACTCAGATATTTCAACGGTATTAAGAGATTTCAAATTTCAATACGACCATATCAGAGCTCATTAA
- a CDS encoding aldo/keto reductase — MKYYLLGKSGLRVSEICLGTMTFGKEWGWGASKEESRKIFDAYVDAGGNFIDTANIYTNGTSEKYVGDFASYDRERFVIATKYTSNTRAGDPNAGGNHRKNMVQSLEASLRRLNTDYIDLYWVHAWDQTTPIEEMMRALDDMIKSGKILYIGISDAPAWIVSQANTLANLKGWTEFASIQIEYNLIERTSERELLPMANALDIGITAWSPLGSGVLTGKYNKSSNKALLNNIVNKDYNQKESTTNDSKTRTISSSSISDEQNDNRLNVASFSEISNTLLKARNLRIAEEVVKIAQEIKRTPSQVALNWIRQSKKIFRNKIIPIIGAKNLVQINDNLACMEFVLSDDQIQRLNEVSKIELGFPHDFLFTDAIRNIIYGGTYSSIYDHRRSS, encoded by the coding sequence ATGAAATATTATCTTTTAGGCAAGAGCGGCCTTAGAGTTTCAGAGATTTGTCTTGGTACAATGACATTTGGTAAAGAATGGGGATGGGGCGCTTCCAAAGAGGAATCTCGCAAGATCTTTGATGCTTACGTAGATGCAGGAGGTAATTTTATCGATACTGCTAATATATACACAAACGGAACCAGTGAAAAATATGTTGGCGATTTTGCTTCTTATGATAGAGAGAGATTTGTTATTGCTACTAAATATACTTCTAATACAAGAGCAGGTGATCCCAATGCAGGTGGAAATCATCGAAAGAACATGGTACAATCGTTGGAGGCAAGTTTGAGAAGGCTAAATACAGACTACATTGATCTTTATTGGGTGCACGCATGGGATCAAACAACGCCGATAGAAGAGATGATGCGTGCACTAGACGACATGATCAAATCAGGAAAGATACTGTACATCGGAATTTCAGATGCGCCAGCATGGATAGTCTCACAGGCTAATACTCTCGCAAATCTTAAAGGTTGGACTGAGTTTGCGAGTATTCAGATTGAATATAATTTAATTGAAAGGACTTCAGAGCGGGAACTACTTCCCATGGCAAATGCCCTTGATATTGGAATAACAGCATGGTCTCCGTTAGGAAGCGGAGTACTTACAGGAAAATATAACAAATCAAGTAACAAAGCACTTTTAAACAATATAGTAAACAAAGATTACAATCAGAAAGAGAGTACAACTAACGATTCTAAAACTAGGACTATTTCATCATCATCAATTTCTGATGAGCAGAATGATAATAGACTAAACGTAGCAAGTTTTTCAGAAATATCAAATACTTTACTCAAAGCAAGAAATTTGAGAATTGCTGAAGAAGTTGTAAAGATTGCTCAGGAAATTAAGCGCACGCCTTCGCAGGTTGCACTGAATTGGATAAGACAATCGAAAAAGATATTTCGAAATAAGATAATACCAATAATAGGAGCAAAAAACCTTGTACAGATAAATGATAACTTGGCATGTATGGAATTTGTACTATCTGATGACCAGATACAAAGGTTAAATGAGGTAAGTAAGATTGAACTAGGCTTTCCGCATGATTTCCTATTCACTGATGCAATTAGGAATATAATTTATGGAGGTACATATTCGTCAATATATGATCATAGAAGATCCAGTTAA